One genomic segment of Myxococcus xanthus includes these proteins:
- a CDS encoding DUF4034 domain-containing protein: MPSLRTALGAGVLVMGLGAGLAVIASRATRSAEVEARIAARQEPVLTPAPGPAPQGLPVVTPAGREEGKVPQGHVDGVALRSLLLRRQFEELTLAVEQLQWGMESNPQDEHWMTDGILALGNGSSESTELLDAWVEASPRSFAPYLARGTHWVSVGYLRRGGKTVGATAKEEFAGMHEAFERAVPDLVRAWSLQPKAVAAARPLIYVANALGDDEARERAYTRAMEQCPTCADVRAVYLHGLAPRWGGTYEKMDAFAEAQSLAHPKVGFLRGFADFDRAHDLVVQGKNDQGLVLLAQALSAGDYWEFRLARAKQLRRTKALDAALEEANRAVALRPARASVYFERARIFSNSRKWEPAGKDLLHALRLDATDSDGRALRDHVVKGVIYDAWEAHKAGRREEALGLLELAGELAPGNPEVARRRAWVVKSPQQAEARAEEKQGEGAEDFRTVQQRDYALARERRFKEILPLWDAFIERNPDHGLAYMERSGTHYHLRDLKSALSDLKKACDLGVNEGCARARQVERAKAAAR, from the coding sequence ATGCCATCTCTTCGTACCGCGCTCGGCGCGGGAGTCCTCGTCATGGGCCTGGGCGCCGGGCTTGCCGTGATTGCTTCACGGGCAACGCGGAGCGCCGAAGTCGAAGCGCGCATCGCGGCACGCCAGGAGCCCGTCCTGACACCTGCCCCCGGCCCCGCGCCGCAAGGGCTTCCCGTCGTGACGCCTGCCGGGCGCGAGGAGGGTAAAGTCCCCCAAGGGCATGTGGACGGGGTGGCACTGCGCTCGCTCCTGCTCCGACGCCAGTTCGAGGAGCTGACGCTGGCGGTCGAGCAGCTCCAGTGGGGCATGGAGTCGAACCCCCAGGACGAGCACTGGATGACCGACGGCATCCTGGCGCTCGGCAACGGCTCCTCCGAATCGACGGAGCTCCTCGACGCCTGGGTGGAAGCGTCACCGCGCTCCTTCGCGCCCTACCTCGCCAGGGGGACCCACTGGGTGTCGGTGGGATACCTGCGCCGCGGGGGGAAGACCGTGGGGGCAACGGCGAAGGAGGAATTCGCCGGGATGCATGAGGCCTTCGAACGCGCGGTGCCCGATCTCGTCCGAGCGTGGTCGCTCCAGCCGAAGGCGGTCGCGGCGGCGCGGCCGCTCATCTACGTGGCGAACGCGCTGGGCGACGATGAGGCTCGCGAGCGCGCCTACACTCGCGCCATGGAGCAGTGCCCCACGTGTGCGGACGTCCGGGCCGTCTATCTCCACGGACTCGCCCCCCGCTGGGGCGGCACCTACGAGAAGATGGACGCCTTCGCCGAGGCGCAGAGCCTTGCTCACCCCAAGGTGGGCTTCCTGCGCGGCTTTGCCGATTTTGACCGCGCACACGACCTAGTGGTCCAGGGCAAGAACGACCAGGGACTGGTCCTGCTCGCCCAGGCACTGTCAGCCGGCGACTACTGGGAGTTCAGGCTGGCTCGGGCGAAGCAACTGCGCCGCACCAAGGCCCTGGACGCCGCGCTGGAGGAGGCGAACCGGGCCGTGGCCCTGCGGCCCGCTCGTGCGTCCGTCTATTTCGAACGGGCTCGGATTTTCTCCAACAGCCGGAAGTGGGAACCCGCGGGCAAGGACCTCCTGCACGCCTTGCGGTTGGACGCGACGGACTCGGACGGACGGGCCCTGCGGGACCACGTGGTGAAGGGGGTCATCTACGACGCCTGGGAGGCGCACAAGGCCGGACGCCGCGAGGAAGCGTTGGGCCTGCTGGAACTGGCTGGGGAGCTCGCTCCAGGCAACCCCGAGGTGGCACGGCGGCGCGCATGGGTCGTCAAATCTCCACAGCAGGCGGAGGCGCGGGCCGAGGAGAAGCAAGGCGAGGGGGCGGAGGACTTCCGCACCGTGCAGCAACGGGACTACGCCCTGGCGCGCGAGCGGCGCTTCAAGGAAATCCTTCCGCTCTGGGATGCCTTCATCGAACGCAATCCCGACCACGGGCTGGCCTACATGGAGCGCAGCGGGACGCACTACCACCTGCGGGACCTCAAGTCCGCGCTGTCCGACCTGAAGAAGGCGTGTGACCTGGGCGTCAACGAAGGCTGTGCCCGGGCGCGCCAGGTCGAGCGCGCCAAGGCCGCGGCCCGCTGA
- the mtgA gene encoding monofunctional biosynthetic peptidoglycan transglycosylase: MASRPPSVRASSPRTQKTKQLPAGARRAVRKDSSPGWGRWMFGGWLLFVVWLSVEYVRLPDVRALQTQNPRTTALITQRAEEALAEGKKPRVRQAWVPLEAVAPHALDAVLSSEDARFYKHEGVDWIEVENALEQSVRKARLGRGASTLTQQLAKNLYLSTDRSLLRKGKELLLARQLETHLSKQHILTLYVNVVEWGEGVYGIEAAAREHFGTSARALSVAQGAMLAGMLPAPRRWLPAQKPETLRIRAGAIIGRLQREGRITATQAREAQAELSRFFGETSVPGSVVEAISRLSSES, from the coding sequence ATGGCCTCCCGTCCGCCCTCCGTCCGTGCCTCCTCCCCCCGGACGCAGAAGACGAAGCAGCTCCCTGCCGGCGCCCGGCGCGCCGTGAGGAAGGATTCCAGTCCGGGCTGGGGCCGCTGGATGTTTGGCGGGTGGCTGCTGTTCGTCGTCTGGCTCAGCGTGGAGTACGTGCGGCTGCCCGACGTCCGCGCGCTTCAGACGCAGAACCCGCGCACCACCGCGCTCATCACGCAGCGGGCCGAGGAGGCGCTGGCGGAGGGGAAGAAGCCCCGTGTACGGCAGGCCTGGGTGCCTCTGGAGGCGGTGGCGCCGCATGCGTTGGATGCCGTGCTGAGCTCCGAGGACGCGCGCTTCTACAAGCACGAGGGCGTGGATTGGATCGAGGTGGAGAACGCCCTCGAACAGTCCGTGCGGAAGGCGCGCCTGGGCCGCGGCGCGTCCACGCTCACCCAGCAGTTGGCCAAGAACCTCTACCTCTCCACGGACCGCAGCCTCCTGCGCAAGGGCAAGGAGTTGCTGCTCGCCCGCCAACTGGAGACCCATCTGTCCAAGCAGCACATCCTCACGTTGTATGTGAATGTGGTGGAGTGGGGAGAGGGCGTGTACGGCATCGAGGCTGCGGCGCGTGAGCACTTCGGTACCTCGGCGCGGGCGCTCTCCGTGGCACAGGGGGCGATGCTCGCGGGAATGCTGCCCGCCCCACGCCGCTGGCTGCCCGCCCAGAAGCCCGAGACGCTGCGTATCCGGGCTGGCGCCATCATCGGGAGGTTGCAGCGCGAGGGCCGCATCACCGCGACGCAAGCCCGCGAGGCTCAGGCCGAACTCTCGCGCTTCTTCGGCGAAACCTCCGTGCCCGGCTCCGTGGTGGAGGCCATCTCCCGGCTGTCCTCGGAGAGCTGA
- a CDS encoding YncE family protein, whose protein sequence is MVGTQQVGVRRNCWRARAVSLCAVVSLLAAFTAAAQVPSFITFDSAHVRPLALSPDGTRLFAVNTPDNRLEVFSISSAGLSLIAAVPVGLEPVAVAARSNTEVWVVNHLSDSVSVVSMVGTPRVVRTLLVGDEPRDIVFAGTNGHAFITTAHRGQHRTDPSIAAVPGSGDPKLTTPGVGRADVWVFNPASLGATLGGTPLRIVTLFGDTPRGLATSPDKKTVYAAIAQSGNQTTSVSLGSVCDGFKERDMCLVFPDTPPFGNNLMPGGLPGPATNFEGAKAPETALIVKWNSAAGQWQDTLGRNFNNGVRLRLPDKDVFAIDADTLQETASFSGVGTTLFNLVTNPKSGVVYASNSEANNLTRFEGAGEYGGSTVQGNLAQMRITVISGGTAYPRHLNKHIDYSKLAGKPGFDPSVKNHSLSTPTEMVVSQDGTKLYVAAFSSSKIGVYDTASLESNAFDPRTASANHIPVSGGGPSGLVLDEARNRLYVMTRFDNAVNVIDLATKAQLSSVSLYNPEPASVVQGRPFLYDANFSSANGESSCASCHIFGDKDELAWDLGNPDATVTANPINMRLASDLEIGIFRSFTGHPSSPINGTGKQNEFHPMKGPMTTQTLRGMSNQGAMHWRGDRSNGFFGVDAGGEEMSFKNFIVAFPELLGRASMPTEAEMDTFTAFQLQVQLPPNPIRRLDNALTASQKAASDFYFGSRRVDGIAIGDDNGFNCNGCHTVDGARGFFGTDTRSSFEGISQIMKIPHVRNMYTKVGMFGFPDSSFFLHPETGQLGDQVRGFGFTHDGAVDTMFRFFSAIVFSNTSIGGPLVGFRNDTERRQMEDFMLAADTDLAPIVGQQVTLTASNAANVGARIDLLIARARAQFTSKVLGGATYEADVVAKVAVGSRVKGFLYERGPGTWKPDDGSANISTAALRALANTAGQEVTFTAVPPGSGTRIALDRNLDGRLDGQ, encoded by the coding sequence ATGGTGGGTACTCAGCAAGTGGGCGTGCGCAGGAACTGTTGGCGCGCCCGCGCCGTTTCGTTGTGCGCCGTGGTGTCCTTGTTGGCCGCATTCACCGCGGCGGCCCAGGTGCCCTCGTTCATCACGTTCGACAGCGCGCACGTGCGTCCCCTGGCGCTCTCACCGGACGGGACTCGGTTGTTCGCCGTCAACACGCCGGACAACCGCCTGGAGGTCTTTTCCATCAGCAGCGCGGGGCTCTCGCTCATCGCGGCGGTGCCCGTGGGCCTGGAGCCCGTCGCTGTCGCTGCGCGCAGCAACACGGAAGTCTGGGTGGTCAACCACCTGTCGGACAGCGTCAGCGTGGTGAGCATGGTGGGCACGCCGCGGGTGGTGCGCACGCTGCTCGTGGGCGATGAGCCGCGCGACATCGTCTTCGCGGGCACCAACGGCCATGCCTTCATCACCACCGCGCACCGGGGCCAGCACCGCACCGATCCGTCCATCGCAGCGGTTCCTGGCTCGGGGGACCCGAAGCTGACCACGCCTGGCGTGGGGCGCGCGGACGTCTGGGTCTTCAACCCGGCTTCGCTCGGGGCGACGCTGGGCGGCACGCCCCTGCGCATCGTGACGCTCTTCGGCGACACGCCGCGCGGGCTCGCCACCAGCCCGGACAAGAAGACTGTCTATGCGGCCATTGCCCAGTCCGGCAATCAGACGACCTCCGTCAGCCTGGGGAGCGTGTGCGACGGGTTCAAGGAGCGGGACATGTGCCTCGTCTTCCCCGACACCCCGCCATTCGGAAACAACCTCATGCCAGGCGGCTTGCCTGGGCCCGCCACGAACTTCGAGGGCGCGAAGGCGCCGGAGACCGCCCTCATCGTGAAATGGAACAGCGCCGCCGGGCAGTGGCAGGACACGCTGGGCCGCAACTTCAACAACGGCGTGCGCCTGCGTCTGCCGGACAAGGACGTCTTCGCCATCGACGCGGACACCCTTCAGGAGACGGCTTCCTTCTCGGGCGTGGGGACCACCCTCTTCAACCTGGTCACCAACCCGAAGTCGGGTGTGGTGTATGCGTCCAACAGCGAGGCCAACAACCTGACCCGCTTCGAGGGCGCCGGTGAATATGGCGGCAGCACGGTGCAGGGCAACCTCGCGCAGATGCGCATCACCGTCATCTCCGGGGGCACGGCCTACCCGCGGCACCTCAACAAGCACATCGACTACTCGAAGCTGGCGGGGAAGCCCGGCTTCGACCCCTCGGTGAAGAACCACAGCCTCTCCACGCCGACGGAGATGGTCGTCTCCCAGGATGGCACGAAGCTGTACGTGGCCGCGTTCAGCTCCAGCAAGATTGGCGTCTACGACACCGCGTCGCTGGAGAGCAATGCGTTCGACCCGCGCACCGCGAGCGCCAACCACATCCCCGTGAGTGGCGGCGGGCCCAGCGGTCTGGTGTTGGACGAGGCACGCAACCGCCTCTACGTGATGACCCGCTTCGACAACGCGGTGAATGTCATCGACCTGGCCACCAAGGCGCAGCTGTCCTCGGTGTCGCTCTACAATCCGGAGCCCGCCTCCGTCGTCCAGGGCCGCCCGTTCCTCTATGACGCCAACTTCTCATCGGCCAACGGTGAGTCGTCGTGCGCCAGTTGCCACATCTTCGGTGACAAGGACGAGCTCGCCTGGGACCTGGGCAACCCGGATGCGACGGTGACGGCCAATCCCATCAACATGCGCCTCGCGAGCGACCTCGAGATTGGCATCTTCCGTTCCTTCACCGGCCACCCGAGCTCACCCATCAACGGGACGGGGAAGCAGAACGAGTTCCACCCGATGAAGGGGCCCATGACGACGCAGACCCTGCGCGGCATGTCGAACCAGGGCGCCATGCACTGGCGGGGTGACCGTTCAAATGGCTTCTTCGGCGTCGATGCCGGCGGGGAGGAGATGTCCTTCAAGAACTTCATCGTCGCCTTCCCGGAACTGCTGGGCCGCGCGTCGATGCCCACCGAGGCGGAGATGGACACGTTCACGGCCTTCCAGCTCCAGGTGCAACTGCCGCCCAACCCCATTCGAAGGCTGGACAACGCACTCACGGCTTCGCAGAAAGCGGCGAGCGACTTCTACTTCGGAAGCCGCCGGGTGGACGGCATCGCGATTGGCGATGACAACGGGTTCAATTGCAATGGCTGCCACACGGTTGACGGTGCGCGGGGCTTCTTCGGCACGGACACCCGTTCCAGCTTCGAGGGCATCAGCCAGATCATGAAGATTCCCCACGTGCGGAACATGTACACGAAGGTTGGCATGTTCGGCTTCCCGGACAGCAGCTTCTTCCTGCACCCGGAGACGGGGCAGTTGGGTGACCAGGTTCGCGGCTTCGGCTTCACGCATGACGGCGCGGTGGACACCATGTTCCGCTTCTTCAGCGCCATCGTGTTCTCCAACACCAGCATCGGTGGGCCCCTCGTGGGCTTCCGGAACGACACCGAGCGGCGCCAGATGGAGGACTTCATGCTGGCGGCGGATACCGACCTGGCGCCGATTGTCGGCCAGCAGGTGACGCTCACGGCATCGAATGCCGCCAACGTGGGGGCGCGCATCGACCTGCTGATTGCGCGAGCCCGAGCACAGTTCACGTCGAAGGTGCTCGGTGGCGCGACCTACGAGGCCGACGTGGTCGCGAAGGTGGCCGTGGGCAGCCGGGTGAAGGGTTTCCTGTACGAACGGGGTCCCGGGACCTGGAAGCCCGATGACGGCAGCGCGAACATCTCCACCGCGGCGCTCCGAGCGCTGGCGAACACCGCGGGGCAGGAGGTGACCTTCACCGCGGTCCCTCCGGGCTCTGGTACGCGCATCGCGCTCGACCGGAACCTGGACGGCAGGCTCGACGGCCAGTAG
- a CDS encoding collagen-like protein, translating into MGVEGPRGVMGPQGSQGPKGDTGEQGLPGATGAQGPQGPRGDTGPAGPMGPVGESPEICTPGEFFCEGTRLWACTRSGTDAVLNTKCAGGTTTNPTGCFTTACAPGDAACCRTERPTCQWSMSRPISSTGAGYENTNGGFVSPDRSYCYAPSSCLSTDTFTVQMGITGNESVTCGAVFSTLIIRLPRPMTAPGQVFTLPTSRVSLSLFADENARACSNWTGTVTWHSEVPSWSVSVNATCSETGKSHIQLVGSFSGDT; encoded by the coding sequence ATGGGCGTGGAAGGCCCGCGCGGCGTCATGGGCCCCCAGGGCTCGCAGGGGCCCAAGGGCGACACGGGCGAGCAGGGCCTGCCTGGCGCGACGGGGGCGCAGGGCCCCCAGGGGCCCCGGGGCGACACCGGGCCGGCGGGCCCCATGGGCCCTGTGGGGGAGTCGCCGGAGATCTGCACGCCGGGAGAGTTCTTCTGCGAGGGAACGAGGCTGTGGGCCTGCACGCGCTCGGGTACGGACGCCGTGCTGAACACGAAGTGTGCGGGTGGCACGACGACGAATCCCACGGGGTGCTTCACGACTGCCTGCGCCCCCGGCGACGCCGCGTGCTGCCGCACCGAGAGGCCCACGTGTCAGTGGAGCATGAGCCGCCCCATCAGCAGCACGGGCGCGGGCTACGAGAACACAAATGGCGGCTTCGTTTCGCCTGACCGTTCCTACTGTTACGCGCCCTCAAGCTGCCTCTCGACGGATACCTTCACCGTGCAGATGGGAATCACGGGCAATGAGAGCGTCACCTGTGGCGCGGTCTTCTCGACGCTGATTATCCGGTTGCCCCGGCCCATGACGGCGCCGGGGCAGGTCTTCACCTTGCCGACCTCCAGGGTGTCGCTCTCCCTGTTCGCGGATGAAAACGCCCGAGCCTGCTCGAACTGGACGGGCACCGTGACCTGGCATTCCGAGGTCCCGTCTTGGAGCGTCAGCGTCAACGCGACCTGCTCGGAGACGGGCAAGAGCCACATCCAGCTTGTGGGCAGCTTCAGCGGCGACACCTGA
- a CDS encoding LuxR C-terminal-related transcriptional regulator → MPSLRSALDLLPTKLSPPRAASVLVPCGAALRRIDHGVSGKLVLVTAPLGSGKTTLLTQWYREARVPHLLAWLSLDEQDNAPERFFAYLVGAIRRAAPDFDAYSTSQPEHATAVILQSLWSLGRELVVVLDDFHVLRERPLVRAFSYLLDHSPPHVHWVVSSRNIPELDLAKLKLTEQLVTLDGRDLNLDGEAIRELGLRLCGAVLTPEDIDSLRTRTEGWVAGVKLALLSAGEHASVSDALRKAIGSNHDVARYLADAVLREQPEEVREFLVLSSVVEQLHGALCNALLGITRGHTLLGQLERSQLFIQALDTERQWYRYHPLFLDVLRAQLACDYADRIPRLHRAASAWFAENQMPDEALTHAFASEDRDWCLALTARCMEAWMREGELASVLHWTAKLTAQEVIRSPAICVGHIACLILSRRFAHATAALRDAQHHLDTADEVSAPERERLTKRLAHLTLLHAVLSDSAPDTGMDLDASPGSEESDVFIAGAVLAAKAYRALRMNRFDAMRRLALSARETLQGHNNPFLVGYTDVLVALADRAQGNMKDAAARCEEAFERASRGRRNPVWANAATALANARYEQNRLDEAEALCVEVLPLLPQASVFETFALAYLMLARIKTVRGKYAEAYRLLDYLHGVLECGHQTRFLAHVCGEKIRLYLVEQAPARMRVVAQEFGLGERMRRGEWSEKRFYDETWERLGLAQAWVLMARGRHDKAHAILEVLRASAHEVGYVSRETALLATIAVCHWRAGDAMAAFAALNRGFALAQRFGFGRSVFDETPGLQEVVIAAARQRKLSYAFPDRYATRYQDLLSAGTRVPREFAAPPSAPLEPLTERELQMLKLLAQGLSNQEISERSNVALSTTKWHLRNVFAKLDVTTRTAAIVKAQERLQRHL, encoded by the coding sequence ATGCCGAGCCTTCGAAGCGCTCTGGATCTGCTGCCCACGAAGCTCTCCCCTCCCCGGGCGGCATCCGTGCTGGTGCCGTGTGGCGCCGCCTTGCGGAGAATCGACCATGGGGTGAGCGGGAAGCTGGTGCTGGTGACAGCCCCGCTCGGCTCCGGCAAGACGACGCTGCTGACGCAGTGGTACCGCGAAGCACGCGTGCCGCACCTGCTTGCCTGGCTGTCGCTGGACGAGCAGGACAACGCTCCCGAGCGGTTCTTCGCATACCTGGTCGGGGCGATTCGCCGGGCCGCTCCAGACTTCGACGCGTACAGCACGAGCCAGCCCGAGCACGCGACGGCCGTCATCCTGCAAAGCCTGTGGAGCCTGGGCCGCGAGCTCGTCGTGGTGCTGGACGACTTCCATGTCCTTCGCGAGCGCCCACTGGTGCGGGCCTTCTCGTACCTGCTGGACCACTCACCACCGCACGTGCATTGGGTCGTCTCGTCGCGCAACATCCCCGAGCTGGACCTGGCCAAGCTGAAGCTCACCGAGCAACTGGTGACGCTCGACGGCCGGGACTTGAACCTGGACGGCGAGGCCATCCGCGAGCTGGGCCTGCGCCTGTGCGGCGCGGTGCTCACGCCGGAGGACATCGACTCCCTCCGCACGCGGACAGAAGGCTGGGTCGCTGGCGTCAAGCTGGCGCTGCTGTCGGCGGGTGAGCACGCGAGCGTGAGCGATGCGCTGAGGAAGGCCATTGGCTCCAATCACGACGTGGCCCGGTACCTGGCGGACGCGGTGCTGCGCGAGCAACCCGAGGAGGTCCGCGAGTTCCTGGTGCTGAGTTCCGTGGTGGAGCAACTCCACGGCGCGCTCTGCAACGCGCTGCTTGGCATCACCCGAGGACACACACTGCTGGGGCAGCTCGAGCGGTCGCAGTTGTTCATCCAGGCGCTCGACACCGAGCGGCAGTGGTACCGGTACCATCCACTGTTCCTCGATGTGCTGCGCGCCCAGCTCGCCTGTGACTACGCGGACCGCATTCCTCGGCTGCACCGTGCGGCGAGCGCCTGGTTCGCGGAGAACCAGATGCCGGACGAGGCGCTGACGCATGCGTTCGCCTCGGAAGACAGGGACTGGTGTCTCGCGCTCACCGCGCGCTGCATGGAGGCGTGGATGCGCGAGGGCGAGCTCGCCTCCGTCCTCCACTGGACCGCGAAGCTGACGGCGCAGGAGGTCATCCGGTCACCAGCCATCTGCGTGGGCCACATCGCCTGCCTCATCCTGTCCCGTCGCTTCGCGCATGCGACCGCGGCGCTGCGGGATGCCCAGCACCACCTCGACACGGCCGATGAGGTATCCGCCCCCGAACGCGAGCGGCTGACGAAGCGGCTCGCACATCTCACGCTGCTTCACGCCGTGTTGTCCGATTCGGCGCCGGACACCGGCATGGACCTGGACGCGTCTCCGGGCTCCGAGGAGTCGGACGTCTTCATCGCGGGCGCCGTGCTGGCGGCGAAGGCCTACCGGGCGCTCCGAATGAACCGCTTCGATGCGATGCGCCGACTCGCGCTGAGCGCCCGGGAGACGTTGCAGGGGCACAACAACCCGTTCCTGGTCGGATACACGGACGTCCTTGTCGCGCTGGCGGACCGGGCGCAGGGGAACATGAAGGACGCCGCGGCGCGTTGCGAGGAAGCCTTCGAGCGCGCGAGTCGTGGACGGCGCAACCCCGTCTGGGCGAACGCGGCCACGGCGCTGGCCAACGCTCGCTATGAGCAGAACCGGCTCGACGAAGCCGAGGCGCTCTGCGTCGAGGTGCTGCCGCTGCTCCCGCAGGCCTCCGTGTTCGAGACGTTCGCGCTCGCCTACCTCATGCTGGCCCGCATCAAGACGGTTCGCGGGAAGTACGCGGAGGCGTACCGGCTCCTGGACTACCTCCACGGCGTGCTTGAGTGCGGCCACCAGACGCGCTTCCTGGCCCATGTCTGCGGGGAGAAGATTCGCCTCTACCTGGTGGAGCAGGCGCCCGCACGAATGCGGGTGGTGGCCCAGGAGTTCGGCCTGGGCGAGCGCATGCGCCGGGGCGAGTGGAGCGAGAAGCGCTTCTACGACGAGACGTGGGAGCGGCTCGGACTCGCGCAGGCGTGGGTGCTGATGGCGCGCGGCCGTCACGACAAGGCGCACGCGATTCTGGAGGTGCTGCGGGCCAGCGCGCACGAGGTGGGCTATGTGTCACGCGAGACGGCGCTGCTGGCCACCATCGCGGTGTGCCACTGGCGCGCGGGTGACGCGATGGCCGCATTCGCAGCATTGAACCGGGGCTTCGCACTGGCGCAGCGCTTCGGCTTCGGGCGCAGCGTTTTCGACGAGACGCCGGGCCTGCAGGAGGTCGTCATCGCGGCCGCCCGGCAACGGAAGCTGAGCTACGCGTTTCCCGACCGGTACGCCACGCGGTACCAGGACCTGCTGTCCGCGGGAACGCGCGTGCCTCGAGAGTTCGCGGCTCCACCCTCCGCGCCCCTGGAGCCACTCACCGAGCGCGAACTCCAGATGCTCAAGCTGCTCGCACAGGGGCTGAGCAATCAGGAGATCAGCGAGCGCTCCAACGTCGCGCTTTCCACGACCAAGTGGCACCTGCGGAACGTGTTCGCCAAGCTGGACGTGACCACGCGCACCGCCGCCATCGTCAAGGCGCAGGAGCGCCTGCAGAGGCACCTGTGA
- a CDS encoding S9 family peptidase, with amino-acid sequence MPPPLRSAFPRRSSWDRRLCAGANLAPDAGKGCALSPPPGAVPRLPSGNSSPAPNHATVSCTPLLHRPTCGTPMTSWSTLTRALVAVVVLPSLALSAPRAGATRPPGPEKRYTVEQFMETTSVLGASFSSDEKRVLYSSNETGVFNVFSVPVTGGKPTQLTRSTQDASIAVAYFPTDDRVLFTRDSGGNELVHLYVRTLDGQEKDLTPGDEHRASFFGWSQDGAAFYVLTNERDARFQDLYRYDAKTYARTLLYAGDSEHVPGALSPDEKWLALEKSRTLSDSDVYLYEFATQQRRHLTAHEGSVSWKAATFDPASSALYLLTNEGSEFIRVERHVLATRKRELVEQVEWDVLSTVFSRRGAWRITRVNEDGRTTLRVHDVKAGRRVSLPGIPEGAISGVSLSRGEKRMAFHVDGDRSPGNLYVYDFETKKLTRLTDTLGRALDTQHLVESERVRFKSFDGLEIPALLYKPHQATAKQRAPAIVFVHGGPGGQSSKGYSSFFQFLVHHGYVVLAVNNRGSEGYGKSFFAADDQQHGKAPLQDCVEAKKYLAALPYVDGARVGILGPSYGGYMVLAALAFHPDVFAVGVDAFGISDWLSALRELPPHKEALREALYQELGNPQTQEAMLREISPLFHAEKIRRPLLVIQGANDPRVPQAKTDALVEAVRKNGVPVDYFVLPNDGHGFSSTKSEAETSVRILSFLDRYLRRSP; translated from the coding sequence GTGCCACCGCCGCTTCGCAGCGCCTTCCCGCGTCGGAGCAGTTGGGACCGGCGGCTGTGCGCCGGAGCCAACCTCGCACCCGACGCAGGCAAGGGGTGTGCGCTGAGCCCTCCTCCTGGCGCGGTGCCACGCCTTCCATCTGGAAACTCGTCTCCCGCCCCCAATCACGCCACAGTCTCTTGCACGCCCCTGCTCCACCGCCCGACTTGTGGAACCCCCATGACCTCCTGGTCCACCCTCACGCGAGCCCTTGTCGCCGTCGTGGTCCTTCCCTCACTGGCGCTGTCCGCTCCCCGCGCCGGGGCGACCAGGCCCCCAGGCCCGGAAAAGCGTTACACCGTCGAGCAGTTCATGGAGACGACCTCCGTTCTCGGTGCGTCCTTCTCCTCGGATGAGAAGCGGGTGCTGTACTCGTCGAACGAGACCGGCGTCTTCAATGTCTTCTCCGTCCCGGTGACGGGCGGAAAGCCCACGCAACTGACCCGCTCCACCCAGGACGCCTCCATCGCCGTCGCCTACTTCCCCACCGATGACCGCGTCCTCTTCACGCGAGACTCGGGAGGCAACGAACTCGTCCACCTCTACGTCCGCACGCTGGACGGCCAGGAGAAGGACCTCACGCCGGGCGACGAGCACCGCGCGTCCTTCTTCGGCTGGAGCCAGGACGGCGCCGCCTTCTACGTCCTCACCAATGAGCGCGACGCACGCTTCCAGGACCTCTACCGCTACGACGCCAAGACGTATGCCCGCACCCTGCTCTACGCGGGCGATAGCGAGCATGTGCCCGGCGCCCTCTCCCCGGACGAGAAGTGGCTGGCGCTGGAGAAGTCACGGACGCTGTCCGACAGCGACGTCTACCTCTACGAGTTCGCCACCCAGCAGCGTCGGCACCTCACCGCGCACGAGGGCTCGGTCAGTTGGAAGGCGGCGACCTTCGACCCGGCGTCCTCCGCGCTGTACCTGCTCACCAACGAGGGCTCCGAGTTCATTCGCGTGGAGCGCCACGTGCTCGCTACCCGGAAGCGAGAGTTGGTGGAGCAGGTGGAGTGGGACGTGCTTTCCACGGTGTTCTCGCGACGCGGCGCGTGGCGCATCACCCGCGTCAACGAGGACGGCCGCACCACGCTTCGGGTCCACGACGTGAAGGCCGGCAGGCGCGTGTCCCTGCCAGGGATTCCAGAGGGGGCGATCTCCGGTGTGAGTCTGTCCCGCGGTGAGAAGCGCATGGCCTTCCACGTCGACGGAGACCGCTCGCCCGGCAACCTGTACGTCTACGACTTCGAGACGAAGAAGCTCACCCGGCTGACCGACACGCTGGGCCGGGCTCTGGACACCCAGCACCTGGTGGAGTCGGAGCGGGTGCGCTTCAAGTCCTTCGACGGGCTGGAGATTCCGGCGCTGCTCTACAAGCCCCATCAGGCCACCGCGAAGCAGCGCGCCCCCGCCATCGTCTTCGTCCATGGGGGACCGGGAGGACAGTCCTCCAAGGGCTACAGCAGCTTCTTCCAGTTCCTCGTCCACCACGGCTACGTGGTGCTCGCCGTCAACAACCGGGGCAGCGAGGGCTACGGCAAGTCGTTCTTCGCGGCGGATGACCAGCAGCACGGCAAGGCGCCGCTCCAGGATTGCGTCGAGGCGAAGAAGTACCTGGCCGCCCTCCCCTACGTGGATGGCGCGCGCGTGGGCATCCTGGGCCCCAGCTACGGCGGATACATGGTGCTCGCGGCGCTGGCGTTCCATCCCGACGTCTTCGCCGTGGGCGTGGATGCGTTCGGCATCTCAGACTGGCTGAGCGCGCTGCGAGAGCTGCCGCCCCACAAGGAGGCCCTGCGCGAGGCACTCTACCAGGAACTGGGCAACCCCCAGACGCAGGAAGCGATGCTTCGAGAAATCTCCCCGCTGTTCCATGCGGAGAAGATTCGCAGGCCCCTGCTCGTCATCCAGGGCGCCAACGACCCGCGCGTGCCCCAGGCCAAGACGGACGCGCTCGTCGAGGCCGTCCGGAAGAACGGCGTGCCCGTCGACTACTTCGTCCTCCCCAATGATGGCCATGGCTTCAGCAGCACGAAGAGCGAAGCGGAGACCTCCGTCAGAATCCTCTCCTTCCTGGACCGGTACCTCCGACGGAGCCCCTGA